GTGCTGCTCTCGGACGAGGCGACCTCCGCCCTCGATCCCGAGACCACGAACCAGATCCTCGCCCTGCTGCGCAAGGTGAATGCCGAACTGAACCTCACCGTCCTGCTCATCACCCACGAGATGGCCGTCATCAAGTCGGTGGCCGACCGCGTGGCGGTGCTGGACGGCGGGCGCATCGTCGAGGAAGGCCGCACCTTCGAGATCTTCGCGCGGCCCCGTCACCCGACGACCCGCTCCTTCCTCTCGGCCCTCACCGGCGCCACCCTGCCGGCCTATTTCGTGGACCGGCTGAAGCCCGATTACACGCCGGGTGCGGAGGCGGTGCTGCGCATCGTCTTCACCGGCGCCCATGCCACCGATCCCGTGCTCTCGCGGGTGGCCCGCGACCTCGGCATCGACATCAACATCATCCAGGCCCAGGTGGACGACATCGCCGGCGAGCCGTTCGGCGTCATCGTCGTCTCCGTTCCCGGCGACCCGCAGACGCTGAGCGGCGTCGTCGCCACGGTGGAGGGCCTCGGCCATGCCACGGAGGTGGTCGGCTATGTTTGAGATCCTTCCCCCCGCCATCGTCGATCTGCTGATCGAGGCCACGAAGCAGACCCTCTACATGGTGGCGGTCGCCGGCTTCATCGGCACGCTCATCGGCCTGCCGCTGGGCGTGTTCCTCGCCACCAGCCGCTCGGGCGAGCTGTTCGCGGCGCCGTGGCTGAACCACATCCTCGGCCTTGTGGTGAATGCGGCGCGCTCCACGCCCTTCATCATCCTCGTGGTGGCCATCATCCCCTTCACCCGGCTCATCGCCGGCACCTCCATCGGCACCAATGCGGCCATCGTGCCCCTGACGGTGGCGGCGGCCCCCTTCATCGCCCGCCTCATCGAGGCGTCCATCCGCGAGGTGGATCAGGGCCTCGTGGAAGCCGCCCGCGCCATGGGGGCGACGCCGCTCCAGATCGTGCGCAAGGTGCTGCTGCCCGAAGCCCTGCCCTCCATCACGCTCGCCCTCACCCTCGCGGTGGTGAGCCTGCTCGGCTACTCGGCCATGGTCGGAGCGGTGGGCGGTGGCGGCCTCGGCGACCTCGGCATCCGCTTCGGCTACCAGCGCTTCATGCCGGACGTGATGCTGGCGGTGGTGATCGTTCTCATCCTGCTGGTGCAGGGCGTGCAGAGCCTCGGCGACTTCGCCGCCCGCCGCCTCGACAAGCGCAATCGCAACTGATCAAGACCCCAAGGAGACTTCCCATGTTGCTGCGTCACGCTCCCCTGCGGAGCCTCGCCGTGGCCCTGGCCTTCGGCCTCGGCATCGGTGCGGCCAGCGCCGAGACCATCAAGGTCGGCGTCACCCCCGGCCCGCACGCCCAGATCCTGGAAGCGGTGAAGCCCATCGCCGCCAAGCAGGGCCTCGACATCCAGATCGTCGAATTCTCCGATTATGTGGTGCCGAACACGGCGCTCGCCGCCGGCGAGATCCAGGCGAACTCCTTCCAGCACCAGCCCTATCTGGACAATCAGAAGGCCGACCGCGGCTTCAAGCTCGTCTCCGTGGGCACCACGGTGAACTTCCCGATCGGCATCTATTCCAAGAAGTACAAGACCTTCGACGAAGTGCCGGTCGGCGGCACCGTCGCCATCCCGAACGATCCCACAAACGGCGGCCGCGTGCTGCTGCTCCTGCAGGACAAGGGCATCATCAAGCTGCGCGACGGCGTCGGCTTCAAGCCCTCGGTGGCGGACATCACCGCCAACCCGAAGAAGCTGAAGATCGTCGAGATCGACGCCGCCCAGCTGCCGCGCTCCCTGCCCGACGTGGACGCCGCCGGCATCAACACCAATTATGCCAAAGAAGCCGGCCTCGACCCGGTGAAGGACCCGATCCTGCGCGAGGATCCGAAGGGCCCCTACGTCAACGTCATCGCCGTGCGTGAGCAGGACAAGGACAAGCCCTGGGTCGCCATTCTCGTGAAGAGCTACCAGTCTCCCGAGGTGAAGCAGTTCATCCAGGACACCTTCAAGGGCTCGGTGCTCTCCAGCTGGTGAGCCTGCGGCAGACCTGAAGATGCGAACGGCCCGGACCTGCGTCCGGGCCGTTTTCTTTTGGGGAGAGGGTCAGAACCCGGCGCCGAGATTGGCGACCACGCGTTCGCGGGCGGCGCGGATCAGCTCCCGGTAATCGGCATCCTTGGGCTCGTCGAGCGCCTGCTCGAAGGCCGACATGAGCGACCAGAGCGCGGCGATCTCGCCGGGATGCTCCAGAAGGTCGCGCACGCCGTCGGCGTCGTGGCGGTCCATCATCCGCGCCAGCATGTCGAAGACCACGAGGGCTGCGGCATGGTCGAGTTTCAGCACCACCGCCTCGGGCGGCGTGCCAAGGCCGGCCAGCACGGGCGGCTGGGCGGGCGAAGGCGAAAGATCAAGCGGAATGGACATGGAAGCGGACCCTGGCATTCGGTGCGCAATTTTCACTGTCTAAGGGACTTCTGTGTCGGGCGCGCGACAAGATCACGCCAACACTTGTTGCTGTCCTGAGCTTTCTGGGGAGGTGCAGGACATGACGCAGGGGCCTGAAAGCCCTGCGTCCATCCCGGGTCTCAGGAGCTTGCCTCCGCCGCCTTGCACGCGGCGGCTGCGGCGGTGCGCGTGGCCTTTGCCTCCGCGACGGCGGTGTTCTCGCCGGCGGCGGTCGAGCGCACTGTCACTTCGACCTTGCCCTCCCCGGAGCCGCAGATCTCCTGGATGGAGCGTTCCACCGGCTTCACGTCCGCACCCTCGTCCGCCGCGCCGCGCGCCTCGTCCGCCAGTCGCGCATATTCCGCGCGCAGCTTCTCCAGCGTCTCCTCGTCAAGATCCTCGAGGTCCAGGAGCGCCTTGCGCGGCCCTTCGAGGCGCGCGATCAGTTCATCCAGCTTGATCTGGAGGGCGGCGGTGTCGCGGTTCTGGCTGTTCTGGATCAGGAACACCATCAGGAAGGTGATGATGGTGGTCGAGGTGTTGATGATGAGCTGCCACGTGTCGTTGTAGCCAAACAGCGGCCCGGTCGCGCCCCAGATGAGGATGACCACCACCGCGCCGATGAAGGTCACGGGCTTGCCGGCCGCCTTCGAGACACCCTGCGAAATGCGGGTAAAGAGCGGACGGGGGGCCGGACCTGTCCTAAGGTCATCTCCGAGCGCTTGCTCCGTATGGGTTTGTCCAGCCATGGTCCTGCTCCGTATCTGGTGCGGGAGGAACGCGAGCGCGGCAGCGGGAGTTCCTGTACGGCAACGCTCCCGCCGGAGGTATTGATGACCGTCCAGATGATCCTTTTGCCCCTCTTCGTGCAGGTGGCGCTGACCTTTGTGGTGCTGTTCGTGATGGGCGCCCGGCGCCGCACCGCCATCCGTGGCAAGGCCGTGGACCGGGAGGCGGTGTGGGACGACAGCCTGTTTCCGCGCGAAGCCCGCGCACCGGCGAACAATTTCCGCAACCAGTTCGAACTGCCGGTCCTGTTCTATGTGGTGACGGTGCTGGCGCTGGTGACGCGCAAGGCGGACCTGCTGTTCGTCATCCTCGCATGGGTCTTCGTCCTCTCCCGCGTCGCCCATGCCCTCGTGCATTGCACGTCCAACGACATCCGGCTGCGCTTCCCCGCCTTCCTCGTGGGCGTCATCGCCTTGCTCGCCATGTGGGTTCTCTACGCTCTGGCGATCCTGCTCAACGTGTGAGCGCACGTGCCGGGACGGGAACGGAGACGCCCCCCTGCACCACCGCTTCCCCGACCGCCTGCCGCAGGATGGCCTCCAGATGCCGGACCGCCGGTGACGGCTCCCGTTCGGGGCGATGGAGCATGAGGCCGAGCGTGGGCAGTTGCGGCAACCCGTGCGTTGCGGGATCGAGCACGTGCACGCCCGACGGACGGCCGATCTGCGTCCGCAGGACAATCCCGAGGCCCGCGGCCGCCGCCGCCCAGAGGCCGCTGAGGCTCGGGCTGACAAAGGCGAGGCGCCACGCCATCCCCTGCCGGTCGAGATGCGACGCGGCGAGGGTGCGCAGCAGGCAAGGCGCCTCAAGGGCCGCCAGCGGCAGAGGCTCGGTGCCGCCCGCTCGCCAGGAGGCGACGCCATCCTGCGCGGCGAGCCAGCAGAGCGGCACCTCGGCGAGGCGTTCGGCATGGCCCGCCCGCTCGCCCCCATCCCAGGCCAGCGCGAGGTCGAGATGCCCTGAGAGCGTCTTGTCCACCAGTTCGCTGTTGCGCGCGATCCGACTCTCGATGCGCACCTTCGGGTGCGCCCGCGCGAAGCGGCCGAGCACATGGGGCAGGATGGCCTCGCCGAAATCCTCCTGAAGGCCGAGCCGGACCCAGCCTTCCAGTTCCACGCCCCGCAACGCGGTCAGCGCCTCGTCATTCAGATCGAGGAGGCGCCGCGCATAGGAAAGCAACGTCTCGCCCGCATCGGTCAGAGCCAGGCCACGCCCCGCCTTGCGCACCAGAGCGACGCCCGCCTGCTCCTCCAGTTTCTTCAACTGCGCACTCACCGCCGAGGTGGAGCGTCCCAGACGGTCCGAGGCGCGCGCGAAGGAGCCCAGTTCGAAACCCGCAACGAAGCTGCGCAGGGCGTCCATATCCAGATTGGGGATCTGCATCATCAATCCTGAAAATCAGGACATATGGTCCATAATAATCTGATTTTCGGGATCATTCTGGAAGCCGATAGTGCCGGCGTCAACCACGGCTGAGCCGGAGTTTCCCATGCCCTTCACCCGCATTTCCCTGCTGGCGGGCCATCCGCCCGCTTATCTTGAGGCCCTGTCCGACAGCCTGCACGCCGCCCTCGTCGAGAGCTTCGAAGTGCCCGCCGCGGACCGCTTCCAGATCTTCCACCAGCACCAGCCCGGAGAGCTCGTCTTCGACCGCGATTATGGGGGCGGTCCCCGGTCGGCGGGCTTTGTGCTCTTCCACATCACCACCGGCCGCGCCCGCAGCCCGGCGGTGAAGCGCGCCTTCTACCGTCACCTCGTCGCCAATCTTGCGGCCTCGCCCGGTGTGCGGCCGGAGGATGTGATGGTGGTCCTGTCCGCCTCGCAATTGGAGGACTGGTCCTTCGCCAATGGCGAGAGCGCCGGTGCGCCGGAAGAGGAGGCCGCCTGATGTCCGGTCCGTCACCAGAAAACATCGCCTGCCCGGCGGAACTCACGATCCATGAGGCCGGCACGAGTGTGACGCTCTCGCCGGAGGGCATCGCCAGCGGCCGCTTCTGGGTGGAGATGCTGCTGTCCAGCCAGGTGGACGACGAGATGACCGCCATGCGCTGCTTTCTCCCGCCCGGCGTCATCACCCATTGGCACAGCCATCCGCGCGGCCAGCTTCTGTTCGTGCTCGACGGGCGCGGGCAGGTGCAGCGGGAGGGCGGGCCGGTGATCGAGGTGCGGGCCGGCGACAGCGTCTGGTTCGCCCCCGGCGAGCGCCACTGGCACGGTGCCACGCCGGACTGCACCTTCAGCTATTTCTGCGCCCAGGCCGTGAGCGGGGGCACCGCCGTCCACTGGGCGGAAGCCCCGGAGGCCGCCCGATGATCGCCATGCAATACAGCATCGCGCTGCCCGCCGATTACGACATGGACATCATCGAGCGGCGGATTCGGGAGAAGGGGCCGCTCCTCGACGGCTTCCCTCACCTCGCCTTCAAGGCCTATCTCTCCGCCCGCCGGGAGGGCGGCGCGGTGCCGAGCCACGAGAACCTCTATGCCCCCTTCTATCTGTGGGCCGCGCCCGAAGGCATGGATGCCTTTCTCACCAGCCCCGGCTTTGCGGGGCTGGCGCGGGATTTCGGCTGGCCGATGGTGCGCTCCTGGATCGTGTGGCAGGCGCAATGTGCCGGCGCCCTGACGGACGCGCGCTTTGCCAGCCGACGCATCGAGGCCATCGCGCCCCATGCCGATCTCGCGGCGCTGAAACGCGCGGCCTGCGGCGCAGGGGAGGCCGCCGTCAGGGAGGGGGCGCTGGCGGCCGTCTGCGCCTTCAATCCGGCGGACTGGTCCCTGGTCCATTTCCGCCTGTGGCCGACGCTGCCCATGACGCAGCAGCAGGACACGCAGCATTACGAGGTGGGGCATGTGTCCCTGCCTGCCCCCGGCCATGAAGCGGCCGGAAGCGGCCATTGACACGCGCGCCGTGCCGGAGGACCACAGGCGGCAAAGGAGCATGCCTATGGACAATCCGGCCCGGCACGTCGTCACCATCGCGGGAGTGAAGGTCCTGTTCGTGATGGCCACGACCTTCGAGTACGGGCCGCACCTGTCCGCGCGCATCATGCCCCTCATCAGCGGCGTCGGGCCGGTGGAGGCGGCTGCCGGCACAGGCATCGCCCTCGCCCGCCTCGCCGCAAAGGACGACCTGCCGGATCTCGTCTTCACCCTCGGCTCGGCCGGCTCGCGCAGCCTCGACCATGCGGGCATCTATCAGGTGGCGAGTGTCGCCTATCGCGACATGGACGCCTCCCCGCTCGGCTTCGAGAAGGGGCGCACGCCCTTCCTCGACCTTCCGGCCGTCCTTCCGGTGGAGCCGCAGATCCCCGGCCTGCCCGCCGCCTCGCTCTCCACCGGCGGCGCCATCATTTCCGGCGCGGCCTATGACGCCATCGACGCAGATATGGTGGACATGGAAACCTATGCGGTGCTGCGGGCGGCGGCGCAGTTCGGCGTGCCCACCATCGGCCTGCGCGGCATCAGCGACGGAAAATCCGAGCTCGCCCGGCTTGAGGATTGGACGGAATACCTGCACATCATCGACGAGAAGCTCGGCGCCGCGCTCGACCATTTCACCGAACAGCTGCGCGCCGGCACCCTGACCCTCCCGAACCGGATTCCCGCGTGACCCCTTCCGCCCGCCTGTCCGCCGCCATCGACATCCTCGCCGATATCATCGCCCGCCGCCGCCCGGCCGGCGATGCCATCAAGGACTGGGGGCTCTCGCACCGCTTCGCCGGCTCCGGCGACCGCGCCGCACTGTCGGGCCTCATCTTCGACGCCCTGCGCCGCCGCGCCTCCTGCGCTCATGTGATGGGCTCGGAAGAGCCGCGCGCCCTGCTGCTCGGGATGCTGGCCACCGTGCGCGGGCTGGATGTGGACGCCATCGCCAAGCTCTGCGACGGCGCCCGCTTCGCCCCTGCCCCGCTCTCCGAGGACGAGCGCACCCGCCTCGCCAGCCCTAGTCTGGAAGGCGCCGCTCCCTGGGTGCGCGGCGACTATCCCCAGTGGCTGGACGGCGAACTGAAGGCCATGTTCGGCGAGGAGCGTGTGGCCGAGGCCGAAGCGCTGGCCGCTCGCGCGCCCGTGGACATGCGCGTCAACACGCTGAAGGCCAAGCCAGAAGAGGCGCTGGCGGAACTCGCCCATCTTCACCCCGAACCCGGCCAGTGGTCGCCCCTGGCCCTGCGCATTCCGCTGGGGGCGGACGGCAAGCAGCCCCCCATCACATCCGAGCCCGCCTTCGTGAAGGGCGGCGTCGAAGTGCAGGACGAAGGCTCGCAGATCGCCGCCATCCTCGCCGCCCCCATGCCCGGCTCTCAGGTTCTGGACCTGTGCGCGGGCGCCGGCGGCAAGACGCTGGAACTGGCCGCCCTCATGGACAACAAGGGCCAGCTCTACGCCCATGACAGCGATGTGCGCCGCCTGAAGCCCATCCACGAGCGCCTCCAGCGGGCCGGCGTGCGCAACGTGCAGATCCGCGCGCCGCGCGGCACGGCGGACGTGCTCTCCGACCTCGAAGGCCACATGGACCTCGTGCTGGTGGACGCCCCCTGCACCGGCACCGGCACCTGGCGGCGCAACCCCGACGCCAAGTGGCGCGTGCGCCCCGGCGCGCTCGCCGAGCGCACCGCCGAGCAGGCGAAGATCCTCGAACAGGCTGTGCGCTATGTGAAGCCAGGCGGGCGGCTCGCTTATGTCACCTGCTCGCTGCTCAACTCCGAGAATGCGGGGCAGATTCGCGCCCTGCTGGAAAAGCACCCGGACTTCTCGGTGGTGCCCTCCACCGAAGCCGTTCTGGCACTCGGCAGCCGGGGCCTCGCCCTGCGCCAGGCCGCGCTGGACCTGCCCGAGGGCCTCATGCTGACGCCCCGCCGCACGGGCACGGACGGCTTCTTCATCAGCGTCCTGAAACGCGCAGCCTGAACGGGCCGCGCTCCGACGGCGTGTGGCCGCGCGTGAATACGTGACCATATTGACACGTGACAAAATGGAAACCTATTCTGAGGGCATGGATGCGGTCTTCGATGCCCTTGCCCATCCCATCCGGCGGGCGCTGCTGGATCGTCTTCGCGAGACGGACGGCCAGACGCTCACCGAGCTGGAGCGCGACCAGCCGCTGACGCGGTTCGGCGTGATGAAGCATCTCGGCGTTCTGGAGCGCGCCCATCTCATCGTCACGCGCAAGGTGGGGCGGGAGAAGCTGCACTATCTCAATCCCGTGCCGCTCCAGCAGGTCGCCGACCGCTGGATCTCCCGTTATGCCGCCCCCTTCGCGCGCACGCTGAGCGACCTGTCCCATGCCGTGGATGAGGGGGCGAAGATCATGTCCGCCAGCGGACCCAAGCACGTGTACGAGCACTTCCTGCGCGCCGCGCCGGAGGCGGTGTGGGCGATCCTGACGGATGACGCGAAGACGCCGCTCTGGCAGCATTTCAACATGACCTCCACCACCGACTGGCGGGTGGGCGGGGCCATCACCTTCTTCGTCGAGGGCCGGCCCATGATCGTGGGCGAGATCCTCGAACTCGCGCCGCCTACGCGGCTCGTGCACAGCTTCAGCGCCCGCTGGTCGCCCGACGTGGCAGGCGATCCGCCCTCCCGCGTCACCTGGGAGCTCAGCGCCATTCCCGGCGGCACGAAGCTCACCCTGACCCATGACAATTTCGGCGGCGACACCGCCACCAGCCGCGCCGTCACCGGCGGCTGGCCGGAATCCCTCTCCCGCCTCAAGACGCTGGTGGAAACGGGCACGCCCTTCCTCTTCCCCGTCGCCCACGCGGGCTGAGCGCGCCGCTGGAGCGGACAGGGGCCTCGCCGCCCGCTGCCCCCGCTCCTCACATCGCAGCGGCGCCGCGGCTCGTGCCCTTCTCCCCCGCGAGCAGGCGGTTCTTGAGCCGCGCGATGCCTTCGCGCTGGAGTTCGCTGGGGGCGGAATGGGCGGAGGCGACCTGCGTGAGCATGGTGATGAGTTCCATGCGCTCATCCACGCTCAGCCGGCTGCGCAGGAGCGGGATCAGGGGATCGGACACCTGCGAGAAGGGAAAGCGCTGCTGGGTATAGCCCCGGGCCTGCTCGAAGGCGGCCGAGATGTTCTCGAACGCCAGCGGATCCTCCATGAATTCAAGGATCTTCGTCTTCTCGCTGGCGGTGACGGGGCTACCGGTACGCACAATCTGGATCATGAGGATGACCGCCGCCAGCCGCGCATCGCGCACCCGCTCCAGCGGCGTGCCCACGATGTTGCGGATGGCTGAGACCGCGCGGCGCTGCACGCCTTTCGTATCGCGGTCCACCTCCTGCAGGCCCTTGACCGTCCGGTGCATGTAGAGGACCCAGAACAAGCCGGCGGCAAGAAGGCCGAGCAGACCCAAGAGAAGTGGCATGGATGCCTCCCTGGCGATGCCGGGGCAGGCTCCATGCGTGGGCAGCACGTGTCAAGCTGAGCCGGACGCGAGCGGCGCGCAGACCTGATGCGATACCGCCCGGCTTTTGTCGCCAGAACTTTCCCGCTAAAGGAAGCGCTCGAACGCCCCCTTGCGCCGGAAAGCCCCTCATGCACGACACCGTCCTCATCATCGATTTCGGCAGCCAGGTCACGCAGCTGATCGCGCGCCGGGTGCGCGAGGAAGGCGTCTATTCGGAAGTCGTGCCCTTCCAGAAGGCCGCCGAGGCCATGGATCGGCTGAAGCCCCGCGCCGTCATCCTCTCCGGCGGCCCGGCTTCCGTGATCGAGGGCGAGAGCCCGCGCGCCCCGCAGGCGGTGTTCGAGGCCGGCATTCCGGTGCTCGGCATCTGCTATGGCGAGCAGGCCATGGCCGACCAGCTCGGCGGCAAGGTGGAAGCCGGGCACCATCGCGAATTCGGCCGCGCCGAGGTGGAAGTGGTGAAGCCCGCCGCCCTGTTCGAGGGCGTGTGGCAGGAAGGCCAGCGCTATCTCGTCTGGATGAGCCATGGCGACCGCGTCACCCAGCTGCCCGCCGGCTTCGAGGTGATCGCCCAGTCCGAGAACGCGCCGTTTGCCGCCATCGCGGACGAGAGCCGCAAGTTCTACGGCGTGCAGTTCCACCCCGAGGTGGTACACACGCCGCAAGGCGCCCAGCTGCTGCGCAATTTCGTGCGCAAGGTGGCCGGCCTCCAGGGCGATTGGACCATGGGCGCCTTCCGCGAGGAATCCATCCGGAAGATCCGCGCCCAGGTGGGCGACAAGCGCGTGCTCTGCGGCCTCTCCGGCGGCGTCGATTCCGCCGTGGCGGCGGTGCTCATCCACGAGGCCATCGGCGACCAGCTGACCTGCGTGTTCGTGGACCACGGCCTGATGCGCCTCGGCGAGGCCGAGCAGGTGGTCTCGCTCTTCCGCAACACCTACAACATCCCGCTGGTGCACGTGGATGCGTCCGAGCTGTTCCTGAAGGAACTGGACGGCGTTTCGGACCCCGAGAAGAAGCGCAAGACCATCGGCAAGCTCTTCATCGACGTGTTCGAGGCCGAGGCCAAGAAGATCGGTGGCGCCGATTTCCTCGCCCAGGGTACGCTCTATCCGGACGTGATCGAGAGCGTCTCCTTCACCGGCGGCCCCTCCGTCACCATCAAGTCGCACCACAATGTGGGCGGTCTTCCTGAGCGTATGAACATGAAGCTCGTCGAGCCGCTGCGCGAGCTGTTCAAGGACGAGGTGCGCGCGCTCGGCCGCGAGCTCGGCCTGCCGGAGAGCTTCGTCGGCCGGCACCCCTTCCCCGGCCCTGGCCTTGCCATCCGCTGCCCCGGCGAGATCACCCCCGAAAAGCTGGAAATCCTGCGCCAGGCGGACGCCATCTATCTGGAAGAGATCCGCGCCGCCGGCCTCTATGACGTGATCTGGCAGGCCTTTGCCGTGCTGCTGCCGGTGCGCACCGTGGGCGTGATGGGCGACGGCCGCACCTACGACCACGTGCTGGCCCTGCGAGCCGTCACCTCCATCGACGGCATGACGGCCGACTTCTACCCCTTCCAGATGGACTTCCTCGGCCGCGCCGCCACCCGCATCATCAACGAGGTGCGCGGCATCAACCGCGTGGTCTACGACGTGACCTCGAAGCCCCCGGGCACGATCGAGTGGGAATGATCGAGGATTTATTTTTCGCGATCCGGGTGCGTGCAAGTCGATCGGTGTCGTGACAGCGTCCATTCAGGGCCGTCAGGAGCTACAGCTTCTGGCGGTCCTTTCTTTTGGTGTCCCCTCATCAGAAGCGAAGGCCGCACTCACGGTGACCCGATGGGCCGATGTGAGCGCAGCCCCATCTCGCCCCTTCATTCCTCGGTGGTCGCCAGCGTTCTGCCGCGTCGGACAGGCGCGCAGGCGTCCACACCGGAGAGGTCGCTTATCTTGGGGAAACGGAGCGGCATACGGGGACGGACGGCGGCGCCCCAAATCGCGCGGGCGATCACCTTCGCGAAGTCGCTATAGGTGTGGAGCGACCGGGCGAGGAGCGTAGTCAGCCGCGCCACGTCGCCGGCTTCCGGGATCATGCCATGCCATCGCTCACATAGCGCTCGGCCATGAGGCGCATTTCGGTGCCGCGCGCCTGCCTCTTTCACTGGCAAGTGCCGACCTGGCCGCGAGCCGGCTGGTGCAGTGGGGCACCGCGGAAGGGCCGGAGACGGCGCTCTGGGCGCTCTCCCCCCTCGCGCCGGCTGCTGAATGCCCGCGTCTCAGCCTTTCTGGCGCATCTGAAGGAGGCCTTTCCCGAAGGCACGCCGGAGGAGCTTGCGACCGATCTCTCGGCGTGAGGCACGGACTGCGTGGTTGCTCATTTGGGTACGCCCGCCGCCGCCATCTCCACTTGCACGGGTTCGGGCAGATCGCACAGCTCCGTATCCGGCCGCGTGCCGGACCACATGGCCATATGGAAGCGCGCCGGGCGGTCGAGGCTGCTGAGGCCGAGGTGCCA
The Azorhizobium caulinodans ORS 571 genome window above contains:
- a CDS encoding methionine ABC transporter permease, which produces MFEILPPAIVDLLIEATKQTLYMVAVAGFIGTLIGLPLGVFLATSRSGELFAAPWLNHILGLVVNAARSTPFIILVVAIIPFTRLIAGTSIGTNAAIVPLTVAAAPFIARLIEASIREVDQGLVEAARAMGATPLQIVRKVLLPEALPSITLALTLAVVSLLGYSAMVGAVGGGGLGDLGIRFGYQRFMPDVMLAVVIVLILLVQGVQSLGDFAARRLDKRNRN
- a CDS encoding MetQ/NlpA family ABC transporter substrate-binding protein — encoded protein: MLLRHAPLRSLAVALAFGLGIGAASAETIKVGVTPGPHAQILEAVKPIAAKQGLDIQIVEFSDYVVPNTALAAGEIQANSFQHQPYLDNQKADRGFKLVSVGTTVNFPIGIYSKKYKTFDEVPVGGTVAIPNDPTNGGRVLLLLQDKGIIKLRDGVGFKPSVADITANPKKLKIVEIDAAQLPRSLPDVDAAGINTNYAKEAGLDPVKDPILREDPKGPYVNVIAVREQDKDKPWVAILVKSYQSPEVKQFIQDTFKGSVLSSW
- a CDS encoding MAPEG family protein, translating into MTVQMILLPLFVQVALTFVVLFVMGARRRTAIRGKAVDREAVWDDSLFPREARAPANNFRNQFELPVLFYVVTVLALVTRKADLLFVILAWVFVLSRVAHALVHCTSNDIRLRFPAFLVGVIALLAMWVLYALAILLNV
- a CDS encoding LysR substrate-binding domain-containing protein; translated protein: MQIPNLDMDALRSFVAGFELGSFARASDRLGRSTSAVSAQLKKLEEQAGVALVRKAGRGLALTDAGETLLSYARRLLDLNDEALTALRGVELEGWVRLGLQEDFGEAILPHVLGRFARAHPKVRIESRIARNSELVDKTLSGHLDLALAWDGGERAGHAERLAEVPLCWLAAQDGVASWRAGGTEPLPLAALEAPCLLRTLAASHLDRQGMAWRLAFVSPSLSGLWAAAAAGLGIVLRTQIGRPSGVHVLDPATHGLPQLPTLGLMLHRPEREPSPAVRHLEAILRQAVGEAVVQGGVSVPVPARALTR
- a CDS encoding tautomerase family protein, translated to MPFTRISLLAGHPPAYLEALSDSLHAALVESFEVPAADRFQIFHQHQPGELVFDRDYGGGPRSAGFVLFHITTGRARSPAVKRAFYRHLVANLAASPGVRPEDVMVVLSASQLEDWSFANGESAGAPEEEAA
- a CDS encoding cupin domain-containing protein; the encoded protein is MSGPSPENIACPAELTIHEAGTSVTLSPEGIASGRFWVEMLLSSQVDDEMTAMRCFLPPGVITHWHSHPRGQLLFVLDGRGQVQREGGPVIEVRAGDSVWFAPGERHWHGATPDCTFSYFCAQAVSGGTAVHWAEAPEAAR
- a CDS encoding DUF4865 family protein, coding for MIAMQYSIALPADYDMDIIERRIREKGPLLDGFPHLAFKAYLSARREGGAVPSHENLYAPFYLWAAPEGMDAFLTSPGFAGLARDFGWPMVRSWIVWQAQCAGALTDARFASRRIEAIAPHADLAALKRAACGAGEAAVREGALAAVCAFNPADWSLVHFRLWPTLPMTQQQDTQHYEVGHVSLPAPGHEAAGSGH
- a CDS encoding 5'-methylthioadenosine/S-adenosylhomocysteine nucleosidase (Enables the cleavage of the glycosidic bond in both 5'-methylthioadenosine and S-adenosylhomocysteine), coding for MDNPARHVVTIAGVKVLFVMATTFEYGPHLSARIMPLISGVGPVEAAAGTGIALARLAAKDDLPDLVFTLGSAGSRSLDHAGIYQVASVAYRDMDASPLGFEKGRTPFLDLPAVLPVEPQIPGLPAASLSTGGAIISGAAYDAIDADMVDMETYAVLRAAAQFGVPTIGLRGISDGKSELARLEDWTEYLHIIDEKLGAALDHFTEQLRAGTLTLPNRIPA
- a CDS encoding RsmB/NOP family class I SAM-dependent RNA methyltransferase — translated: MTPSARLSAAIDILADIIARRRPAGDAIKDWGLSHRFAGSGDRAALSGLIFDALRRRASCAHVMGSEEPRALLLGMLATVRGLDVDAIAKLCDGARFAPAPLSEDERTRLASPSLEGAAPWVRGDYPQWLDGELKAMFGEERVAEAEALAARAPVDMRVNTLKAKPEEALAELAHLHPEPGQWSPLALRIPLGADGKQPPITSEPAFVKGGVEVQDEGSQIAAILAAPMPGSQVLDLCAGAGGKTLELAALMDNKGQLYAHDSDVRRLKPIHERLQRAGVRNVQIRAPRGTADVLSDLEGHMDLVLVDAPCTGTGTWRRNPDAKWRVRPGALAERTAEQAKILEQAVRYVKPGGRLAYVTCSLLNSENAGQIRALLEKHPDFSVVPSTEAVLALGSRGLALRQAALDLPEGLMLTPRRTGTDGFFISVLKRAA
- a CDS encoding ArsR/SmtB family transcription factor, whose product is METYSEGMDAVFDALAHPIRRALLDRLRETDGQTLTELERDQPLTRFGVMKHLGVLERAHLIVTRKVGREKLHYLNPVPLQQVADRWISRYAAPFARTLSDLSHAVDEGAKIMSASGPKHVYEHFLRAAPEAVWAILTDDAKTPLWQHFNMTSTTDWRVGGAITFFVEGRPMIVGEILELAPPTRLVHSFSARWSPDVAGDPPSRVTWELSAIPGGTKLTLTHDNFGGDTATSRAVTGGWPESLSRLKTLVETGTPFLFPVAHAG
- a CDS encoding TerB family tellurite resistance protein, whose protein sequence is MPLLLGLLGLLAAGLFWVLYMHRTVKGLQEVDRDTKGVQRRAVSAIRNIVGTPLERVRDARLAAVILMIQIVRTGSPVTASEKTKILEFMEDPLAFENISAAFEQARGYTQQRFPFSQVSDPLIPLLRSRLSVDERMELITMLTQVASAHSAPSELQREGIARLKNRLLAGEKGTSRGAAAM